GGGGCAGGCGTGAGCGCGCCCCGTGCGGCGAACGCGGGAAGTCTACGGAGTCACCGGTCGAAACCGCAGGTCGGTGTCGAGATCGCTCGTCCCGACGCTCTCCCAGCCGTGGGCGAAGGCGACGATGTCGGCTGCCGCGCGCCGCTCCCGCGTGGTGCGTACGTCGAGCGCGGTGACCGCCTGTGCCGAGATCCCCGCGCGGCCGAGTGCGGCGACGAGCTCGGCCGCGTCGACGGGGCTGCCGAAGGGGGCACGTGCCTCCGGGCGGGCGGCGACGGCCTGGACGACGGCCTCCCGGGCGCCGTACCCGAAGAGGTCGGCGCCGTCGGCCCGGATCAGGGCACGCGCCCCCGGTCCGTCGTCGCCCGGCGCGAGGACGAGGTCCGCGCGACCGCGCAGGACGGCGCAGGGCCGGGCGCCGAGCTTGCCCTGGGCGAGCTCGACGGCCGAGGCGATCTCGTCGGCGACGGCGGGCGCGGTGACCGCGAGCTCGTTGCCGTGGGCGTCGACCCGGCCGGTGAAGGACTCCAGGACGGTCAGGCCCGCGGCGCCGATGGCGATGTCGGTCTGGCCCTCGCGCCAGGACCGGCCGGCGGTGTCGGTGACGACGACCCCCACGTTGACGCCGCGGCGCTCGGCGACGGCGGCGCGCAGGGCGCGGGCGGACGCGTCCGGGTCCAGCGGCAGCAGGACGACCGAGCCCTGCTCGACGTTGGACGCGTCGACCCCGGCGGCGGCCATGGTCAGACCGAGCCGGTTGCGCACGATCCGGGTCGGACCGCGGCGGGCGACGAGGCGCTCGGTCTCGGCGTCGATCCAGGCCTCGCGGTCGCCGTCCTCGATCCGCCCCTCGGCCTTGCTGACGACCTTGCTGGTGACGACGAGGACGTCGCCGTCGGCCAGCTCGTCGGGCCCGAGGGCGCCGAGCAGCGCCGCGGCGAGGTCGTCGCCCGGCCGGATCTCGGGGACGCCGGCAGGGGCGATGACGCGGAGCTGGTCCGGGCGGGCGCTCATCGGCCCACCAGCTCGACCGCGGCGGC
This region of Nocardioides sp. L-11A genomic DNA includes:
- the cofE gene encoding coenzyme F420-0:L-glutamate ligase — encoded protein: MSARPDQLRVIAPAGVPEIRPGDDLAAALLGALGPDELADGDVLVVTSKVVSKAEGRIEDGDREAWIDAETERLVARRGPTRIVRNRLGLTMAAAGVDASNVEQGSVVLLPLDPDASARALRAAVAERRGVNVGVVVTDTAGRSWREGQTDIAIGAAGLTVLESFTGRVDAHGNELAVTAPAVADEIASAVELAQGKLGARPCAVLRGRADLVLAPGDDGPGARALIRADGADLFGYGAREAVVQAVAARPEARAPFGSPVDAAELVAALGRAGISAQAVTALDVRTTRERRAAADIVAFAHGWESVGTSDLDTDLRFRPVTP